Proteins encoded within one genomic window of Sphaerotilus montanus:
- a CDS encoding ABC transporter permease: MNTHAAAQPSAPNKPPSVLQLAWRQLLRDFRAGELRLMLVAVALAVAAICSVGFFADRLQAGLARDALTLLGGDAVVASDQPLPASFETTAREMGLKTARNVRFPSMARAPDARGGASKLVSVKAVSAGYPLRGTLGVSDSATGPVREQTTGPAPGTVWVDASVLDALAVQVGDPLLLGDATLRIAQVLRVEPDRDAGFMSFAPRVLLAEADLAATGLVQPASRVNWRLAVIPTDTSRRAAAQAAVRGYVAWVDATVERERLRGTRVESIDNARPEMRQTLDRAGQFLQLVAVLAALLAAVAVGIAARGFAARHLDACAMLRVLGLPQRRIAAIYGLELGLVGVAASALGVLIGLAVHQVFVVLLAGLVEANLPAPSVWPGVFGLAVGMVLVAAFGLPPVLQLAQVPPLRVIRRDLGELRTASLAVLLAGLAGYAALLMVVAQDPKLGAIAVGGFAAAWAVFAGAAWLAVQALRRAVPEVGAPRWLTLATRSLSARPALAVLQVSALALGLMALMLLVLLRTDLISSWRAATPADAPNRFVINILPEQGQAFRQSLATAGVARYDWYPMIRGRLLAVNGREVGPSSYPDARAQRLVEREFNLSHSAALPGHNAVVAGQWTADEADGLSVEEGLAKTLGLQLGDQLRFDIAGTPIEGRISSLRKVDWGSMRVNFFVMFSRSAMPDLPATYIAALRAPATPGFDAALAHDYPNITNVDVSAQIGQVQRVLDQVIQAVEFLFGFTLCAGLLVLFAAVSATREARAREFALLRAMGASSALLRQVQRAELLGVGALAGALASAAALAVGWALAREVFGFQWNPPLWVPLFGSAAGALLAQGAGWWSLREVLRRPVSETLRQATS; this comes from the coding sequence ATGAACACCCACGCCGCCGCCCAACCCTCCGCCCCGAACAAGCCGCCCTCGGTGCTGCAACTGGCCTGGCGGCAGCTGCTGCGCGACTTCCGGGCTGGCGAGTTGCGGCTGATGCTGGTGGCCGTGGCACTGGCGGTAGCGGCGATCTGCAGCGTGGGCTTCTTTGCCGACCGCCTGCAGGCCGGACTGGCCCGGGATGCGCTGACACTGCTCGGCGGCGACGCCGTGGTCGCCAGCGACCAGCCGCTGCCCGCCAGTTTCGAGACCACCGCCCGGGAGATGGGCCTGAAGACCGCCCGCAACGTGCGCTTTCCCAGCATGGCCCGCGCGCCGGATGCGCGCGGCGGGGCCTCGAAACTGGTGTCGGTGAAAGCGGTGTCGGCCGGCTACCCGCTGCGCGGCACGCTGGGCGTCAGCGACAGCGCCACCGGTCCGGTGCGCGAGCAGACCACCGGACCGGCCCCCGGCACCGTCTGGGTCGATGCGTCGGTGCTGGACGCACTGGCCGTGCAGGTCGGCGACCCGCTGCTGCTCGGGGACGCCACGCTGCGCATCGCGCAGGTGCTGCGGGTCGAACCGGACCGGGACGCCGGCTTCATGAGCTTCGCACCCCGCGTGCTGCTGGCAGAAGCCGATCTGGCGGCCACGGGTCTGGTCCAGCCCGCGAGCCGGGTGAACTGGCGCCTTGCGGTGATCCCGACAGACACCAGCCGGCGTGCCGCCGCCCAGGCGGCCGTGCGGGGCTACGTTGCCTGGGTGGACGCCACGGTCGAGCGCGAGCGCCTGCGTGGCACGCGGGTCGAGTCGATCGACAACGCCCGCCCCGAGATGCGCCAGACGCTGGACCGCGCCGGACAGTTCCTGCAACTGGTGGCCGTGCTGGCGGCGCTGCTGGCCGCAGTCGCGGTGGGCATCGCGGCCCGGGGTTTTGCGGCACGGCACCTGGACGCCTGCGCGATGCTGCGCGTGCTCGGGCTGCCGCAGCGCCGCATCGCGGCGATCTACGGGCTGGAGCTGGGGCTGGTCGGCGTGGCCGCCAGTGCGCTGGGCGTGCTGATCGGACTGGCGGTGCACCAGGTGTTCGTCGTGCTGCTGGCGGGTCTGGTCGAGGCCAACCTGCCCGCGCCGAGCGTGTGGCCGGGGGTGTTCGGGCTGGCCGTGGGCATGGTGCTGGTGGCGGCGTTCGGGCTGCCGCCGGTGCTGCAACTCGCCCAGGTGCCGCCGCTGCGGGTGATCCGGCGCGACCTGGGCGAGTTGCGGACCGCCTCGCTGGCTGTGCTGCTGGCCGGGCTGGCGGGCTACGCCGCGCTGCTGATGGTGGTGGCACAGGACCCGAAGCTCGGCGCCATCGCGGTCGGTGGCTTCGCGGCCGCCTGGGCGGTGTTCGCGGGGGCCGCGTGGCTGGCGGTGCAGGCGCTGCGGCGTGCCGTGCCGGAGGTGGGCGCGCCGCGCTGGCTCACGCTGGCCACGCGCAGCCTGAGTGCGCGGCCGGCGCTGGCCGTGCTGCAGGTCAGCGCCCTGGCCCTGGGGCTGATGGCGCTGATGCTGCTGGTGCTGCTGCGCACCGACCTGATCTCCAGCTGGCGCGCGGCCACGCCGGCCGATGCACCGAACCGCTTCGTCATCAACATCCTGCCCGAGCAGGGCCAGGCCTTCCGGCAGTCGCTGGCCACCGCGGGCGTGGCGCGCTATGACTGGTACCCGATGATCCGCGGCCGGCTGCTGGCGGTGAATGGCCGCGAAGTCGGCCCGTCCAGTTACCCGGATGCGCGCGCGCAGCGGCTGGTCGAGCGTGAATTCAACCTCAGCCACAGCGCCGCGCTGCCCGGACACAACGCGGTGGTCGCCGGCCAGTGGACAGCCGACGAGGCCGACGGGCTGAGCGTCGAGGAAGGGCTGGCGAAGACGCTGGGGCTCCAGCTTGGCGACCAGCTGCGCTTCGACATCGCCGGCACGCCGATCGAGGGCCGCATCAGCAGCCTGCGCAAGGTGGACTGGGGCTCGATGCGGGTGAACTTCTTCGTGATGTTTTCGCGCAGCGCCATGCCGGACCTGCCCGCGACCTACATCGCCGCCCTGCGGGCACCCGCCACACCGGGCTTCGACGCCGCGCTGGCGCACGACTACCCGAACATCACCAACGTGGACGTCTCGGCCCAGATCGGTCAGGTGCAGCGGGTGCTGGACCAGGTGATCCAGGCGGTGGAGTTCCTGTTCGGCTTCACGCTGTGCGCAGGCCTGCTGGTGCTGTTCGCCGCGGTGAGCGCCACCCGGGAAGCACGGGCCCGCGAGTTCGCGCTGCTGCGGGCGATGGGCGCCAGCAGCGCGCTGCTGCGGCAGGTGCAGCGGGCGGAATTGCTGGGCGTGGGAGCACTGGCCGGGGCACTGGCCTCGGCTGCAGCGCTCGCCGTGGGCTGGGCGCTGGCGCGGGAGGTGTTCGGTTTCCAGTGGAACCCGCCACTGTGGGTGCCGCTGTTCGGCTCGGCCGCGGGTGCCCTGCTGGCGCAGGGTGCAGGCTGGTGGAGCCTGCGCGAAGTGCTGCGCCGCCCGGTGAGCGAGACGCTGCGGCAGGCCACCAGCTGA
- a CDS encoding DODA-type extradiol aromatic ring-opening family dioxygenase, producing the protein MQTHSLPPLYLSHGSPMIAIETSPAAQFLDRLGPAIDCTFGRPRAAVVVSPHSSTRQPMALAGARHEAIHDFGGFPAELYAQRYDARGDTLLAHAVARQLGEAGIPTQAVDASGLDHGIWTVMKRAWPGAEVPVVPLTLVPTWTPAQLWAAGRALSALAEDGVLVIGSGAMTHNLRRFFGPRSVPEGQIEPDVAAFQDWVHARGTARDWPALLDYRQQAPGAALQHPTDEHWLPFYIAAGAGGEVSPAVAIHRSVDAGVLAMDSFAFGPHAGALAAALA; encoded by the coding sequence ATGCAAACACACTCCTTGCCTCCGCTCTACCTGTCGCACGGCTCGCCGATGATCGCCATCGAGACCTCGCCGGCTGCGCAGTTCCTCGACCGGCTCGGCCCGGCCATCGACTGCACCTTCGGCCGGCCGCGGGCGGCGGTGGTGGTGTCGCCGCACTCGTCGACGCGGCAGCCGATGGCGCTGGCGGGCGCCCGCCACGAGGCGATCCACGACTTCGGCGGTTTCCCGGCCGAGCTGTACGCCCAGCGCTACGACGCCCGCGGCGACACGCTGCTGGCCCATGCCGTGGCGCGCCAGCTGGGCGAGGCGGGCATCCCGACGCAGGCGGTGGACGCCAGCGGCCTCGACCACGGCATCTGGACGGTGATGAAACGCGCCTGGCCAGGGGCCGAGGTGCCGGTCGTGCCGCTGACGCTGGTGCCGACCTGGACCCCGGCACAGCTCTGGGCCGCGGGCCGCGCGCTGTCGGCACTGGCCGAGGACGGCGTGCTCGTCATCGGCAGCGGCGCGATGACGCACAACCTGCGGCGCTTCTTCGGTCCGCGCTCGGTACCGGAAGGGCAGATCGAGCCGGACGTGGCCGCCTTCCAGGACTGGGTGCACGCCCGCGGCACGGCGCGCGACTGGCCCGCACTGCTCGACTACCGCCAGCAGGCCCCCGGCGCCGCGCTGCAGCACCCGACGGACGAGCACTGGCTGCCGTTCTACATCGCCGCAGGGGCGGGGGGCGAGGTGTCGCCGGCCGTGGCCATCCACCGCAGCGTCGATGCGGGTGTGCTGGCGATGGACAGCTTCGCCTTCGGCCCGCACGCCGGCGCGCTGGCGGCGGCGCTGGCCTGA
- a CDS encoding Nif3-like dinuclear metal center hexameric protein, translating to MAHRTGLANHLEQCLEVARFADYGPNGLQVEGRAEVRRLVSGVTASLALIEAAAAVGADALLVHHGLFWRGQDGRVTGWMKQRLAALLRHDINLYAYHLPLDAHPTLGNNAQLGAHLGLVTEGTFGDKALGVIGRPVDGACTLEAFAARVGTRLGRTPVVAPGDGRTVQRVAWCTGGAQGWFDSAIAAGADVYLTGEISEPQAHIARETGVAFMACGHHATERYGVQALGAHLATQFGLAHQFIDIDNPG from the coding sequence GTGGCACACAGAACCGGTCTGGCCAACCATCTGGAGCAGTGTCTGGAGGTGGCCCGGTTTGCAGATTATGGTCCCAACGGGTTGCAGGTGGAGGGCCGCGCCGAGGTGCGCCGCCTCGTCAGCGGCGTGACCGCCAGCCTGGCGCTGATCGAGGCCGCGGCTGCGGTCGGCGCCGACGCCCTCCTGGTTCACCACGGCCTGTTCTGGCGCGGACAGGACGGCCGCGTCACCGGCTGGATGAAACAGCGGCTGGCTGCGCTGCTGCGCCACGACATCAACCTCTACGCCTACCACCTGCCGCTGGACGCCCACCCCACGCTGGGCAACAACGCGCAGCTTGGCGCCCACCTCGGTCTGGTCACGGAAGGCACCTTCGGCGACAAGGCCCTGGGCGTGATCGGCCGGCCGGTCGACGGCGCCTGCACGCTGGAGGCCTTCGCGGCCCGGGTCGGCACGCGGCTCGGCCGCACGCCAGTGGTCGCGCCAGGCGATGGGCGCACGGTGCAGCGCGTGGCCTGGTGCACCGGCGGCGCGCAGGGCTGGTTCGACTCTGCGATCGCGGCCGGAGCCGATGTCTACCTGACCGGCGAGATCTCCGAGCCGCAGGCCCACATCGCCCGCGAGACCGGCGTGGCCTTCATGGCCTGCGGGCACCACGCCACCGAACGCTACGGCGTGCAAGCCCTCGGCGCGCATCTGGCCACGCAGTTCGGTCTCGCGCACCAGTTCATCGACATCGACAACCCGGGCTGA
- a CDS encoding S1C family serine protease — translation MRRLWLVFSQAVTVALAVVFVLATLKPQWIASPAGGAPVQLNISQAPAAVAAGASSSPGSFAPAARRASPSVVSVVTSVAVDPKRKGNPAEPWFHRYFGDQEGPTSGTGSAVIVSADGYLLTNNHVVENAGQIEIGLADGRRVAAKVVGTDPDSDLAVLKVALDGLPAITFGDADGLQVGDVVLAIGNPFNVGQTVTSGIVSAVGRTGLGLNTFENFIQTDAAINPGNSGGALVDATGQLLGINTAIYSRSGGSMGIGFAIPVSTARQVMEGLITEGVVMRGWIGVQPSDLTADMAESFKLKVDHGVLITGVLQGGPASAAGMQPGDVVLKVGAVPVGSTAQLLNAVAALKPQSPAVITVQRGEQALDLTVKVAQRPKAKVASRKPAE, via the coding sequence ATGCGCAGGCTCTGGCTCGTATTCTCTCAAGCGGTCACGGTCGCGCTGGCCGTGGTCTTCGTGCTGGCCACGCTCAAGCCGCAGTGGATCGCTTCGCCGGCAGGCGGTGCTCCGGTGCAGTTGAACATCTCTCAGGCCCCGGCGGCGGTGGCTGCGGGCGCTTCGTCGAGTCCCGGCAGTTTCGCTCCTGCGGCGCGGCGGGCCTCGCCGTCCGTCGTCAGCGTGGTGACCAGCGTGGCGGTCGACCCCAAGCGCAAGGGCAATCCGGCCGAACCCTGGTTCCACCGCTACTTCGGTGACCAGGAGGGCCCGACCAGCGGCACCGGCTCGGCCGTGATCGTCTCGGCCGATGGCTACCTGCTCACCAACAACCACGTGGTCGAGAACGCCGGCCAGATCGAGATCGGACTCGCCGACGGTCGGCGGGTGGCGGCCAAGGTGGTCGGCACCGATCCGGACAGCGACCTCGCGGTGCTGAAGGTGGCGCTCGACGGGCTGCCGGCGATCACCTTCGGGGACGCAGATGGCTTGCAGGTCGGCGACGTCGTGCTGGCCATCGGCAATCCGTTCAACGTGGGGCAGACGGTGACCTCGGGCATCGTCAGCGCCGTCGGCCGCACCGGGCTGGGGCTGAACACCTTCGAGAACTTCATCCAGACCGACGCGGCCATCAACCCGGGGAACTCGGGCGGGGCGCTGGTCGATGCCACCGGACAGCTGCTCGGCATCAACACCGCGATCTATTCGCGCTCCGGCGGCAGCATGGGCATCGGCTTCGCGATCCCCGTGTCCACGGCGCGGCAGGTGATGGAGGGGCTGATCACCGAGGGCGTGGTGATGCGGGGCTGGATCGGCGTGCAGCCGAGCGACCTGACCGCCGACATGGCCGAATCCTTCAAGCTCAAGGTGGACCATGGCGTGCTGATCACCGGTGTGCTGCAGGGTGGTCCGGCCAGTGCCGCGGGCATGCAGCCCGGCGACGTGGTACTGAAGGTGGGGGCCGTGCCGGTGGGCAGCACCGCACAGCTGCTCAACGCGGTGGCCGCACTCAAGCCGCAGTCACCCGCCGTCATCACGGTCCAGCGTGGCGAGCAGGCGCTGGACCTGACCGTCAAGGTGGCTCAGCGGCCCAAGGCGAAGGTGGCGAGCCGCAAGCCGGCCGAGTGA
- the tatC gene encoding twin-arginine translocase subunit TatC, giving the protein MSTPPDELQGTEAPFVSHLIELRDRLLKTVYGVGAIFALLCLFPGPSRMYDLLALPLVKALPEGSKMIAVGVVSPFLIPIKVTLLVAFGAALPWVLYQIWAFIAPGLYRHERRLVLPLVTSSTVLFYLGVSFCYFFVFGQAFPAIQSMAPASVAVSPDIEAYLDFVITMFIAFGVAFEVPVAVVVLTRLGVITVEQLREFRRYFWVAAAAAAGLVTPPDAVSMVALLIPMGLLYEVGIVASQFFLKHTQPPAEETTG; this is encoded by the coding sequence ATGTCCACACCACCCGATGAGCTGCAAGGCACCGAAGCGCCTTTCGTCAGCCACCTGATCGAGCTGCGCGACCGCCTGCTCAAGACCGTCTACGGCGTCGGCGCGATCTTCGCGCTGCTGTGCCTGTTCCCGGGCCCGTCACGGATGTACGACCTGCTGGCACTGCCGCTGGTCAAGGCACTGCCCGAAGGGTCGAAGATGATCGCCGTCGGCGTGGTCTCGCCGTTCCTGATCCCGATCAAGGTGACGCTGCTGGTGGCGTTCGGCGCCGCGCTGCCCTGGGTGCTGTACCAGATCTGGGCCTTCATCGCACCAGGCCTGTACCGGCATGAGCGCCGGCTGGTCCTGCCGCTGGTGACCAGCAGCACGGTCCTGTTCTACCTGGGCGTGTCGTTCTGCTACTTCTTCGTGTTCGGTCAGGCGTTCCCGGCCATCCAGTCGATGGCCCCGGCCTCGGTGGCCGTGAGCCCGGACATCGAGGCCTACCTGGACTTTGTCATCACGATGTTCATCGCCTTCGGCGTGGCGTTCGAGGTGCCCGTGGCGGTGGTGGTGCTGACGCGGCTCGGCGTGATCACGGTCGAGCAGCTGCGAGAGTTCCGCCGCTACTTCTGGGTGGCTGCCGCCGCCGCCGCCGGGCTGGTCACCCCACCGGACGCCGTGTCGATGGTGGCCCTGCTGATCCCGATGGGGCTGCTGTACGAAGTGGGCATCGTCGCGTCGCAGTTCTTCCTCAAGCACACGCAGCCGCCGGCAGAAGAAACCACGGGCTGA
- the tatB gene encoding Sec-independent protein translocase protein TatB — MFDIGIAKIMLVAGIALVVIGPERLPRVARMAGTLIGRAQRYVADVKSEVNRSIELEELSKVREQFETAARDVSQSVSSGLNDATRDVNAALGQHVDSDTPTYEPYNWDSTPAPAYKPPKKNWRIKRSAVPQWYKKSENVRRHVQSGAARVARFRPARSTRSL; from the coding sequence ATGTTCGATATCGGCATTGCCAAGATCATGCTCGTGGCGGGCATCGCGCTGGTCGTGATCGGCCCCGAGCGCCTGCCGCGGGTGGCTCGCATGGCCGGCACGCTGATCGGCCGGGCGCAGCGCTACGTCGCCGACGTCAAGTCCGAGGTCAACCGCTCGATCGAACTGGAGGAGCTGTCCAAGGTCCGCGAGCAGTTCGAGACGGCGGCCCGCGACGTGAGCCAGTCGGTGTCCAGCGGTCTGAACGACGCCACCCGCGACGTCAATGCGGCCCTGGGCCAGCACGTCGACAGCGACACGCCGACCTACGAGCCCTACAACTGGGACAGCACGCCGGCCCCGGCCTACAAGCCCCCGAAGAAGAACTGGCGCATCAAGCGTTCTGCGGTGCCCCAGTGGTACAAGAAGAGCGAAAACGTGCGCCGCCATGTGCAGTCGGGCGCCGCCCGGGTGGCACGATTCCGCCCTGCGCGCTCGACGCGTTCGCTCTGA
- the tatA gene encoding Sec-independent protein translocase subunit TatA has product MGLSTTHLIIFLVIIVLVFGTKKLKNIGSDLGSAVKGFKDGVKDGDKTDAAASAAAPAAQVATEKRLDSQTIDVEVKTKS; this is encoded by the coding sequence ATGGGCCTGTCCACCACCCACCTGATCATCTTCCTCGTCATCATCGTGCTGGTCTTCGGCACCAAGAAGCTCAAGAACATCGGCTCGGACCTGGGTTCCGCCGTCAAGGGCTTCAAGGATGGCGTGAAAGATGGCGACAAGACCGATGCCGCAGCCTCTGCCGCCGCGCCGGCCGCCCAGGTCGCCACGGAAAAGCGCCTCGACAGCCAGACCATCGACGTCGAAGTCAAGACCAAGTCGTGA